A window of the Brockia lithotrophica genome harbors these coding sequences:
- a CDS encoding [Ni,Fe] uptake hydrogenase, small subunit: MSAPSTDVRRKSMYEEALEQGISRREFLKIASAVTLALGLDLKEMPKVVRAMETKPRIPVIWMDFQSCSGPSESFTRSYQPTVEKVLFDMISLEYNGVLMAGSGNAAEKRVEEIVEKYPGQFILAAEGSLPTMPGALGIAGQPRYYEKWREIASKAMAVVAVGSCATWGGIPAANPNPTGAKSVIDFVPPGVPWIRIPGCPPIGEVITNTLAHIAILGKLPEVDELGRPKEFFRHRLHDKCQRRPFFDAGLYVESFDDEGARQGFCLYKMGCRGPTTYNACAELRWNGGLSWPIQSGHPCIGCAAPNFWDEGPFYSRVVQLPGTQTTINPERVGLGIAAVAALGITAHAAASVVSRRRLRKSEAETAEEAKEMAHEG; encoded by the coding sequence ATGTCGGCACCATCGACGGACGTGCGCCGCAAGTCGATGTACGAGGAAGCCCTCGAGCAGGGGATTTCACGCCGCGAGTTTCTCAAGATCGCCTCCGCCGTAACCCTCGCTCTGGGCCTCGACCTCAAGGAGATGCCCAAGGTCGTCCGAGCTATGGAGACGAAGCCCCGCATTCCCGTGATCTGGATGGACTTCCAGAGCTGCAGCGGTCCTTCGGAGTCCTTCACCCGTTCGTACCAACCGACGGTAGAAAAGGTCCTCTTCGATATGATCTCCCTCGAGTACAACGGAGTCCTCATGGCGGGTTCGGGAAACGCGGCGGAAAAGCGCGTCGAAGAAATCGTCGAAAAATACCCGGGGCAGTTCATCCTGGCCGCGGAGGGGAGCCTTCCTACGATGCCCGGCGCCCTGGGAATCGCCGGCCAACCCCGGTACTACGAGAAGTGGCGCGAAATCGCCTCGAAGGCGATGGCCGTCGTAGCCGTCGGCAGCTGCGCGACGTGGGGGGGAATTCCCGCCGCAAATCCCAACCCTACGGGGGCAAAGTCCGTGATCGACTTCGTCCCCCCGGGCGTCCCCTGGATTCGCATTCCCGGTTGTCCTCCGATCGGCGAGGTGATCACGAACACCCTTGCCCACATCGCCATCCTGGGAAAGCTCCCCGAAGTGGACGAGCTCGGCCGTCCCAAGGAATTCTTCCGCCACCGCCTGCACGACAAGTGCCAGCGGCGCCCCTTTTTCGATGCGGGGCTCTACGTGGAATCGTTTGACGACGAAGGGGCGCGCCAAGGGTTCTGCCTGTACAAGATGGGTTGCCGCGGGCCGACGACCTACAACGCCTGTGCAGAGCTTCGGTGGAACGGCGGCCTGAGCTGGCCGATTCAGTCGGGTCACCCGTGCATCGGCTGCGCCGCTCCGAATTTCTGGGACGAAGGTCCCTTCTACTCTCGCGTCGTCCAACTGCCCGGAACCCAGACGACGATCAACCCCGAGCGCGTGGGTCTCGGAATTGCGGCCGTCGCGGCCCTCGGAATTACGGCGCACGCCGCCGCCTCCGTGGTATCCCGGCGCCGCCTCCGGAAGTCCGAAGCCGAAACGGCAGAGGAAGCAAAGGAGATGGCGCACGAAGGTTGA
- a CDS encoding [Ni,Fe] uptake hydrogenase, cytochrome b subunit, with amino-acid sequence MAYELEAQKRAYRRADEGGERRRVAAPGVPDHRRPVVQNLGDGYVRVYVWELPVRVWHWINAFSIFTLFVTGVYIGNPFVFPVPLIPGEAANFFMGWVRIVHFITGFVFAVAWVGRLYWLIWGNRYAAENPFSKEFWLGMWETFKFYLFLPNRKRHYVGHNPLAMFSYYALGVMSLIMVLTGFFMLFEPQLDTTWGKLVSWQFKVFGDAFTIRSIHHVVAWLIMIFVMVHVYMAIRDDFMERSGTLSSIFTGWKTVPKEAVVEELGRKLDVPVEAPEASRN; translated from the coding sequence GTGGCTTACGAGCTCGAGGCACAAAAGCGGGCTTACCGTCGCGCAGACGAGGGCGGAGAACGCCGGCGGGTTGCCGCCCCCGGCGTTCCCGATCACCGTCGCCCCGTGGTGCAGAATTTGGGCGACGGCTACGTGCGCGTGTACGTATGGGAGCTCCCCGTCCGCGTGTGGCACTGGATCAACGCCTTCTCCATCTTCACGCTCTTCGTTACCGGGGTGTACATCGGCAATCCCTTCGTCTTTCCCGTGCCCCTCATCCCGGGCGAGGCGGCAAACTTCTTCATGGGCTGGGTGCGCATCGTCCACTTCATCACCGGGTTCGTCTTCGCCGTCGCTTGGGTGGGAAGGCTGTACTGGCTCATCTGGGGGAACCGCTACGCGGCAGAAAATCCCTTCAGCAAGGAATTTTGGCTGGGGATGTGGGAAACCTTCAAGTTTTACCTCTTCCTCCCCAACCGCAAACGGCACTACGTAGGGCACAACCCGCTCGCCATGTTCAGCTACTACGCCCTCGGCGTCATGTCTCTGATCATGGTCCTCACGGGCTTCTTCATGCTCTTCGAGCCGCAGCTCGACACGACATGGGGGAAGCTCGTCTCCTGGCAGTTTAAGGTCTTCGGCGATGCCTTCACCATTCGCTCGATCCACCACGTCGTCGCCTGGCTCATCATGATCTTCGTCATGGTTCACGTGTACATGGCGATCCGCGACGACTTCATGGAGCGCTCCGGAACCTTGAGTTCGATCTTCACCGGCTGGAAGACGGTTCCCAAAGAGGCGGTCGTCGAGGAGCTCGGTCGCAAGCTCGACGTTCCCGTTGAGGCTCCTGAGGCTTCTCGGAACTAG
- a CDS encoding UPF0028 protein YchK, producing MEKNEDVRIGLVLGAGGVRGLAHLGVLEVLEAAEIPVCCIAGSSAGALVGALYADGHSPREIFALYRRTDVKQFLDFRPSRYGLLRGTKILKALTEVFGDRDLADFPLPVFIAATDLKSGELVVFREGPAPLLLRASIALPGLLEPVFYGRYVLVDGGVVARLPAEALREESVDLVIGVDVSPAPPVRNIRHVYDVLVRTMEISGHHLIRCKNRDVDVLIQPNLNGVRSTLFVEDPERLLEGGREAALRALPVIRKKIKKIKALRR from the coding sequence GTGGAAAAAAACGAGGACGTTCGCATCGGGCTCGTTCTCGGCGCGGGGGGAGTGCGTGGGCTCGCTCACCTCGGAGTTCTCGAGGTCTTGGAGGCGGCGGAGATCCCCGTTTGTTGCATCGCGGGTTCGAGCGCGGGAGCGCTCGTGGGTGCGCTGTACGCCGACGGCCATTCCCCCCGCGAGATTTTCGCCCTGTACCGCCGAACGGATGTGAAGCAGTTTCTCGACTTTCGGCCCTCGCGTTACGGACTTCTGCGCGGGACAAAGATCCTAAAGGCGCTTACGGAGGTATTCGGAGACCGCGATCTCGCCGACTTTCCTCTGCCGGTATTCATCGCGGCTACAGACCTTAAGAGCGGGGAACTCGTCGTCTTCCGCGAGGGTCCCGCCCCCTTGCTTTTGCGGGCGAGTATCGCACTTCCCGGACTCTTAGAGCCCGTCTTCTACGGTCGCTACGTCCTCGTCGACGGGGGAGTCGTCGCCCGCTTACCCGCCGAAGCCTTGAGGGAAGAATCCGTCGACCTCGTCATCGGTGTAGACGTTTCGCCCGCGCCTCCCGTGCGAAACATCCGCCACGTGTACGACGTGCTGGTTCGCACGATGGAGATTTCCGGACACCACCTGATTCGATGCAAGAACCGCGACGTTGACGTGCTCATCCAACCGAATCTCAACGGCGTACGTTCTACGCTCTTCGTCGAAGATCCGGAACGACTGCTCGAGGGGGGGAGAGAGGCCGCCTTGCGAGCGCTTCCCGTGATCCGGAAGAAGATCAAGAAGATAAAAGCTTTAAGAAGGTAA
- a CDS encoding Dihydrolipoamide dehydrogenase of branched-chain alpha-keto acid dehydrogenase: protein MDMGTYDLIVVGGGPAGYVGALYASARGKKVALVERDTLGGVCLNRGCIPTKAFIETAKLYTFVRENAAAQGIRVEGVHVDVAQMLARKEEIVGRLVKGIAFLLKRGKVDVYEGTGRLLPWSTEGANRVEVLPREGGEGRILNAQHVLLATGSLPRYFPGMEPDGRVVLSSDDALRFERVPKAVAIVGGGAIGVEWAYIYHSLGAKVYLLEALDRILPLEDEEVSREVTRIFKKRGIELYTGTALREGDIERRDTSAVVHVQRPQGALALEVDFVLVAVGRIPNTEGLGLEGTSVRRERGFVVTKENLETDQPGVYAAGDVAGAPLLAHKASHEAILAVRSMLGEEVRKPDPRDIPRATFGSPEVASVGYTEAEAREAGFAVRTAKFPVRANGRALIEGEVDGFVKLVADEATGEILGVHIVGPRAGDLIGEGSLLRYFRAKDFALAETVHPHPTLVEMLGEAGLQLLGTPIHA from the coding sequence GTGGACATGGGAACGTACGATCTCATCGTCGTGGGCGGCGGACCGGCGGGCTACGTCGGAGCCTTGTACGCCTCGGCCCGCGGCAAGAAGGTGGCCCTCGTGGAACGAGACACACTTGGAGGCGTATGCCTGAATCGCGGGTGCATTCCTACGAAGGCCTTTATCGAAACGGCCAAGCTCTACACGTTCGTCCGCGAAAACGCAGCGGCTCAAGGCATACGCGTGGAAGGAGTTCACGTGGACGTTGCGCAAATGCTTGCCCGAAAGGAGGAGATCGTCGGTAGGCTCGTCAAGGGGATCGCCTTTCTCCTCAAGCGGGGGAAGGTCGACGTCTACGAAGGGACGGGGCGCCTTCTCCCCTGGTCGACGGAAGGTGCCAATCGCGTAGAGGTGCTTCCGCGAGAGGGAGGAGAGGGGCGGATCTTGAATGCCCAGCACGTCCTCCTCGCCACGGGTTCCCTTCCTCGCTACTTTCCGGGCATGGAACCCGACGGCCGCGTGGTCCTTTCGAGCGACGACGCCCTTCGCTTCGAACGCGTGCCCAAGGCGGTTGCCATTGTCGGCGGAGGGGCGATAGGCGTCGAATGGGCCTACATCTACCACAGCCTCGGCGCGAAAGTCTACCTTCTCGAGGCCCTCGACCGCATCCTCCCTCTGGAAGACGAGGAAGTGAGCCGCGAGGTCACCCGGATCTTCAAAAAGCGCGGCATCGAACTGTACACCGGAACCGCCCTCCGCGAGGGGGACATCGAGCGTCGCGATACGTCGGCGGTCGTCCACGTTCAACGTCCGCAAGGAGCGCTCGCCCTCGAAGTCGACTTCGTCCTCGTGGCGGTCGGACGGATCCCCAATACGGAAGGACTCGGACTTGAAGGAACGAGCGTTCGGCGCGAACGCGGGTTCGTCGTTACGAAGGAAAATCTCGAGACCGACCAACCCGGCGTGTACGCTGCAGGAGACGTCGCCGGGGCGCCGCTCCTCGCACACAAAGCGTCGCACGAGGCGATCCTTGCCGTGCGCTCCATGCTCGGCGAAGAGGTGCGAAAGCCGGATCCGCGGGATATTCCCCGGGCGACGTTCGGTTCGCCGGAAGTTGCAAGCGTCGGCTACACGGAGGCGGAGGCGCGGGAGGCCGGATTTGCCGTACGTACGGCGAAGTTTCCTGTTCGGGCAAACGGCCGGGCGCTCATCGAGGGCGAGGTGGACGGCTTCGTCAAGCTCGTCGCCGATGAGGCTACCGGAGAAATCCTCGGGGTCCACATCGTCGGTCCGCGGGCGGGCGATCTGATCGGTGAAGGTTCGCTCCTCCGCTACTTCCGGGCAAAGGACTTCGCCCTTGCGGAGACCGTGCATCCCCACCCGACTTTGGTCGAGATGCTCGGCGAGGCGGGACTTCAGCTCCTCGGCACGCCGATCCACGCGTAG
- a CDS encoding [Ni,Fe] uptake hydrogenase, large subunit, with protein MANGRVVVDPVTRIEGHLRIEAEVENKTITKAYSSGTAVRGIELIVRGRDPRDLWAFTQRICGVCTTVHALASVRAVEDALGIQIPHNAHLIRNLMHETILIHDHVVHFYQLHAMDWVDVVDALKADPARAAEIAQMYSKWPKSTAAYFKDVQDKVKRIVDSGQLGIFASGYWGHPAYALPPEVNLIAVAHYLEALDFQKDVVRIHTIFGGRNPHPNYTVGGVPWPIDPNMDNALNTSRLTEVEKQVDRAYEFVKEVYLPDVLVISAFYRDWTYGGGLKNYLAYGDLSPVSIYDVKSYRYPRGAVLDFNLNEVHDVDPRAVDQVQEFVDHSWYTYDGKETPGYGLHPWDGQTNLHYTGPTEQYEYLDVQGKYSWVKAPRWKEKHMEVGPLARMMVGYAAKNERIRNAVDDALNRINNLITALNLNKEPVNVQWMHSAIGRTLGRALDASLAVEFAKEDMAALWANIRNGNLATFDSSKWEPNTWPKETKGVGWVEAPRGSLGHWVIIKDQKVEKFQAVVPTTWNASPRDALQNEGAYEASLVGSPLENPDQPLEIIRIVHSFDPCMACAVHLTDLAENRTIEVFLDM; from the coding sequence ATGGCCAACGGACGCGTCGTCGTCGACCCCGTAACCCGCATCGAAGGACACCTCAGGATCGAGGCCGAGGTGGAGAACAAGACGATCACCAAGGCGTACAGCTCGGGAACCGCGGTGCGCGGTATCGAGCTCATCGTCCGGGGGCGCGACCCGCGCGACCTCTGGGCATTTACCCAGCGCATCTGCGGCGTGTGCACGACCGTCCACGCCCTTGCTTCTGTGCGGGCGGTCGAGGACGCCCTCGGGATTCAGATCCCCCACAACGCCCACCTCATCCGCAACTTGATGCACGAGACGATTCTCATCCACGACCACGTCGTCCACTTCTACCAGCTCCACGCCATGGACTGGGTGGACGTCGTCGACGCCCTCAAGGCGGACCCTGCAAGGGCGGCGGAAATCGCCCAGATGTACTCGAAGTGGCCGAAATCCACGGCGGCGTACTTCAAGGACGTGCAGGACAAGGTCAAGCGCATCGTCGACAGCGGGCAGCTGGGGATCTTTGCCTCGGGGTACTGGGGGCATCCGGCCTACGCCCTGCCTCCGGAAGTCAACCTCATCGCCGTCGCCCACTACCTCGAGGCACTCGACTTCCAGAAGGACGTGGTCCGAATCCACACGATCTTCGGCGGCCGCAACCCGCACCCGAACTACACCGTGGGCGGCGTACCGTGGCCGATCGATCCGAACATGGACAACGCCCTGAACACGTCGCGCCTCACGGAAGTAGAGAAGCAGGTAGACCGCGCGTACGAATTCGTGAAGGAAGTGTACCTGCCCGACGTACTCGTCATTTCGGCCTTCTACCGGGATTGGACGTACGGCGGGGGGCTTAAGAACTACCTCGCCTACGGCGACCTTTCGCCGGTGAGCATCTACGACGTGAAGAGCTACCGCTATCCTCGAGGCGCGGTTCTCGACTTCAACCTGAATGAAGTCCACGACGTCGATCCGCGCGCTGTCGACCAAGTTCAGGAATTCGTCGACCACTCTTGGTACACGTACGACGGGAAAGAGACGCCGGGGTACGGCCTTCACCCGTGGGACGGGCAGACGAACCTCCACTACACCGGGCCTACGGAGCAGTACGAGTACCTCGACGTGCAGGGGAAGTACAGCTGGGTGAAGGCTCCGCGCTGGAAGGAAAAGCACATGGAGGTCGGTCCGCTGGCGCGCATGATGGTCGGGTACGCGGCGAAGAACGAGCGCATCCGCAATGCGGTCGACGACGCCCTCAACCGCATCAACAACCTGATCACGGCCCTTAACCTCAACAAGGAACCCGTGAACGTCCAGTGGATGCACTCCGCCATCGGCCGTACGCTCGGCCGCGCCCTCGACGCCTCCCTGGCCGTGGAATTTGCCAAGGAAGACATGGCCGCCCTCTGGGCGAACATCCGGAACGGCAACCTCGCCACCTTCGACAGCTCGAAGTGGGAGCCGAACACCTGGCCCAAGGAGACGAAGGGCGTCGGCTGGGTCGAGGCACCGCGCGGTTCGCTTGGTCACTGGGTGATCATCAAGGATCAAAAGGTCGAAAAGTTTCAGGCCGTCGTCCCGACGACGTGGAACGCTTCGCCGCGCGACGCCCTGCAAAACGAAGGGGCGTACGAGGCTTCGCTCGTCGGCTCGCCCCTGGAGAACCCCGATCAACCGCTGGAGATCATTCGCATCGTCCACTCCTTCGACCCGTGCATGGCGTGCGCCGTGCACCTCACGGATCTCGCCGAAAACCGGACGATCGAAGTCTTCCTCGACATGTAA
- a CDS encoding Acetyl-coenzyme A synthetase yields MFREALFLEGSKHGGAEMTTEDRPLEAYREARLLHVGKPLIPPSQELQRKCEAALGLTRAEVQALMEQAAENPVAYWEHIAHELHWFSGWTTAFEGTFTDFRFFSGGLTNVSVNCIDRHLPAARNKVALFYEREDGLREIWTYQDLYEATARLARALADSGVRPGDHIALFSSNIPEAFVSMHAAYRLGAVYTVLFAGFSVEAVRERLRDFSPKVVLVADATIRRGKLIPLKPTLDAAIEGLGVERVVVFRRFGIELPMDPHRDIAYEDFVSGIPAEFDPVPVEANAPGFVIYTSGTTSKPKGLVHSGVGFLLGTYANVKWSLAPRPDDRVWVTADVGWLTAPIFGVVGGLAHGLTLVLYEGAPDSPNPGRFYDVLERYRVNKLFTAPTLLRMLRRDGEKWIHGNELLEVIALVGEPLDPETFTWAYEVLGRRRAFVNNTYGQSETGTAWASSIVGITATKPGATGHALPGYLADVLDDEGKPVPPGEVGYLVLKNPFPSLARTLYREPERYRNLYFGRFPGYYYTGDAAVRDADGMFWVVGRVDDVINVAGHRIGTMELEAALTEHPAVAEAAVIGVPDAIKGEMPFGFVVLRQGYTASEGLERELIERVARSVGSYAKPKRVVIVPTLPRTRSGKIMRRLLKELLLAGEIRGDLTSLDNPDSIERLAPLRDAWSQSL; encoded by the coding sequence ATGTTTCGGGAAGCGTTGTTTCTCGAGGGTTCGAAACACGGGGGGGCCGAGATGACCACGGAGGATCGACCGCTGGAGGCGTATCGCGAGGCTCGCCTTTTACACGTGGGGAAGCCGCTCATCCCGCCTTCGCAGGAATTGCAGAGGAAGTGCGAGGCGGCATTGGGTCTCACGCGGGCTGAAGTACAGGCGCTCATGGAACAAGCCGCGGAAAATCCCGTCGCCTATTGGGAGCACATCGCCCACGAACTTCATTGGTTTTCCGGTTGGACGACGGCCTTCGAAGGGACGTTTACGGACTTTCGCTTTTTCTCCGGCGGTCTCACGAACGTCTCCGTGAACTGCATAGACCGCCACCTACCGGCGGCGCGAAATAAGGTCGCCCTCTTTTATGAACGAGAGGATGGCCTCCGCGAAATCTGGACCTATCAGGACCTCTATGAGGCTACGGCGCGACTCGCGCGGGCCCTCGCCGATTCCGGGGTAAGGCCGGGGGATCACATCGCCCTCTTCTCCTCCAACATCCCGGAGGCGTTCGTTTCGATGCACGCCGCCTACCGCCTGGGGGCGGTGTACACGGTCCTCTTCGCCGGCTTTTCTGTCGAGGCGGTGCGCGAGCGCCTGCGGGATTTCTCCCCCAAGGTCGTCCTCGTAGCCGACGCGACGATTCGCCGGGGCAAGCTCATACCCCTGAAGCCCACGCTCGATGCGGCGATCGAAGGGCTTGGCGTGGAGCGCGTCGTCGTCTTCCGCCGCTTCGGGATCGAGCTGCCCATGGATCCCCACCGCGACATCGCCTACGAGGATTTTGTCTCCGGCATCCCCGCGGAATTCGACCCTGTCCCCGTGGAGGCAAACGCACCCGGTTTTGTGATCTACACGTCGGGCACGACTTCGAAACCCAAGGGACTCGTCCACAGCGGTGTCGGCTTTCTCCTCGGCACGTACGCCAACGTGAAGTGGAGTCTCGCACCGCGCCCCGACGACCGGGTATGGGTGACGGCGGACGTAGGGTGGCTCACGGCACCCATCTTCGGCGTTGTCGGCGGCCTCGCCCACGGGCTCACGCTCGTCCTGTACGAAGGTGCTCCGGATAGCCCAAACCCAGGGCGGTTCTACGATGTGCTCGAGCGTTACCGCGTAAACAAGCTCTTCACGGCACCCACGCTTTTGCGGATGCTCCGCAGGGATGGGGAGAAGTGGATTCACGGGAACGAGCTCCTCGAGGTCATCGCTCTGGTGGGAGAACCCCTCGATCCGGAGACCTTTACCTGGGCGTACGAGGTGCTCGGCCGTAGAAGAGCTTTTGTGAACAATACGTACGGCCAGAGCGAAACCGGCACGGCGTGGGCGTCCAGCATTGTGGGCATTACCGCAACAAAGCCGGGGGCGACGGGGCACGCCTTGCCGGGATACCTCGCAGATGTCCTCGACGACGAGGGCAAGCCGGTGCCGCCTGGGGAAGTGGGGTACCTCGTCCTCAAGAACCCTTTTCCGTCCCTCGCGCGCACCCTCTACAGGGAGCCGGAACGTTACCGAAATCTGTACTTCGGTCGTTTTCCCGGGTACTACTATACGGGGGATGCGGCGGTACGCGACGCAGACGGGATGTTTTGGGTCGTCGGTCGCGTAGACGACGTGATCAACGTCGCCGGACACCGGATCGGGACCATGGAGCTCGAGGCGGCACTTACGGAACACCCGGCGGTTGCGGAAGCCGCGGTAATCGGCGTGCCGGACGCGATCAAGGGAGAGATGCCCTTCGGCTTCGTCGTTCTGCGCCAGGGGTACACGGCCTCCGAGGGGCTCGAACGCGAGCTCATCGAGCGCGTTGCCCGGAGCGTGGGGAGCTACGCGAAACCGAAGCGCGTGGTGATCGTCCCCACGCTTCCGCGGACCCGGAGCGGAAAGATCATGCGCCGCCTTCTCAAGGAGCTCCTCCTCGCGGGCGAGATCCGCGGCGACCTCACCTCGCTCGACAACCCGGATTCCATCGAACGACTGGCCCCGCTCCGCGACGCGTGGTCCCAAAGCCTTTGA
- a CDS encoding Leucine dehydrogenase, producing MRETEGRGIMSVLERMVAGGYEQVVFCTNSEVGLRAIIAIHDTTLGPALGGVRMWPYRTEGEALEDVLRLARGMTYKNALAGLDLGGGKAVILGDPRKDKSEGLLRAFGRCVDSLGGRYVTAEDVGMTPDDMEIILRETPYVTGLPREYDSSGNPSVATAAGVFAGIRAALVHLTGSDSLEGRTVAIQGAGSVASHLVPLLREAGARVVLADVYREKAEALAAAYGAEVVDAEAIYDVEADVFSPCALGGILNAETIPRLRVRAVAGSANNQLSRPEDVELLRRRGILYAPDFVINAGGVINIFDEFTGYDEARALRRVSRLYDVLLAIFRRADAEGRDPNAVAEAMAEERIAQARAWRKPLRAGTSRLLAALEARRI from the coding sequence ATGCGAGAGACGGAGGGGAGGGGAATCATGTCGGTATTGGAGCGCATGGTTGCCGGAGGCTATGAGCAAGTGGTCTTTTGCACGAATTCGGAGGTGGGTCTTCGGGCGATCATCGCCATCCACGATACGACCTTGGGGCCAGCGCTTGGCGGCGTTCGCATGTGGCCCTATCGAACGGAAGGAGAGGCTCTTGAGGACGTACTTCGTCTGGCGCGGGGAATGACGTACAAAAATGCGCTTGCCGGTCTCGACCTCGGTGGGGGGAAGGCGGTGATCCTCGGGGATCCCCGAAAGGACAAGTCGGAAGGTCTGCTCCGCGCCTTTGGCCGCTGCGTCGATTCCTTGGGAGGCAGGTACGTGACGGCGGAAGACGTGGGTATGACGCCCGACGATATGGAGATCATTTTGAGGGAGACGCCGTACGTGACCGGACTGCCTCGGGAATACGACTCCAGCGGCAACCCCTCTGTGGCGACGGCGGCGGGCGTCTTTGCAGGTATTCGGGCGGCTCTCGTCCACCTCACGGGCTCGGATTCCCTCGAGGGACGGACGGTTGCCATACAGGGTGCGGGAAGCGTCGCCTCGCATCTCGTTCCCCTTCTCCGCGAAGCGGGAGCGCGCGTCGTCCTCGCCGACGTGTATCGGGAAAAGGCCGAAGCGCTCGCCGCCGCCTACGGTGCCGAGGTCGTAGACGCCGAGGCGATTTACGACGTGGAGGCGGACGTCTTTTCGCCGTGTGCCCTGGGCGGGATCTTAAACGCAGAGACGATTCCTCGGCTCCGCGTGCGCGCGGTGGCCGGTTCGGCCAACAACCAGCTTTCGCGGCCGGAAGACGTTGAACTCCTTCGCCGGCGGGGGATCCTCTACGCTCCGGACTTCGTGATCAACGCAGGCGGGGTGATCAACATCTTCGACGAATTCACGGGCTACGACGAGGCGCGGGCCTTGCGTCGTGTTTCCCGCCTGTACGACGTCCTTCTCGCCATCTTTCGGCGCGCGGATGCCGAAGGTCGGGATCCCAACGCCGTAGCAGAGGCCATGGCCGAGGAGCGGATTGCCCAGGCACGTGCCTGGCGAAAGCCCCTCCGGGCGGGAACCTCTCGCCTCCTGGCCGCCTTAGAAGCCCGCAGGATTTGA
- a CDS encoding Mg(2+) transport ATPase protein C — translation MLGTVIAMTLSEFAVRIGTAALLGAMIGFERQWRQRRAGLRTNALVALASATFVSLSELVPGDTSPTRIASYVVSGIGFLGAGVIMREGFNVRGLNTAATLWASAAVGVLAGWGFTSYAALAAAFVVLTHVTLRPLGAYIDRRPLGEATDLDVAFVFTVVCRAKEEYRLRLRIIEELARERLRLLSLQTTPYVAGGGSGAETSSPLASSDELVVIEAEIRHASEEDRRAMEGVAERIAADPDVRRVRWYAREHARED, via the coding sequence ATGCTAGGAACGGTGATCGCCATGACGCTCAGCGAATTTGCCGTGCGCATCGGAACGGCCGCACTTCTCGGCGCGATGATTGGGTTTGAGCGCCAGTGGCGCCAACGCCGAGCCGGTCTCCGGACGAATGCCCTCGTCGCCCTTGCTTCGGCGACGTTCGTCTCGCTTTCCGAACTCGTGCCCGGAGACACGAGCCCGACGCGCATCGCCTCCTACGTGGTGTCGGGAATCGGTTTCCTCGGTGCGGGCGTGATCATGCGGGAGGGCTTCAACGTGCGCGGGCTGAACACGGCGGCGACCCTTTGGGCTTCTGCTGCCGTAGGGGTCCTTGCCGGATGGGGCTTTACGAGCTATGCGGCGCTGGCCGCCGCCTTCGTCGTCCTCACACACGTTACCCTGCGTCCCTTGGGCGCCTACATCGACCGTCGACCGCTGGGCGAAGCCACGGACCTCGACGTCGCCTTCGTCTTTACGGTCGTGTGCCGGGCGAAAGAAGAGTATCGGTTGAGACTCAGGATCATCGAAGAGCTCGCGCGCGAGCGCCTGCGCCTCCTATCCCTTCAGACCACGCCCTACGTCGCGGGCGGGGGCTCCGGTGCAGAGACTTCCTCCCCACTCGCTTCTTCCGACGAGCTCGTGGTCATCGAGGCGGAGATTCGTCACGCAAGCGAAGAAGACCGCCGGGCCATGGAAGGCGTCGCCGAGCGCATCGCCGCCGACCCGGACGTTCGCCGCGTGCGCTGGTACGCACGCGAACATGCACGGGAAGATTGA